TCCATATCCCTTTACTTTTCTTAACTAACGTAAATCCATCACTGTTGGTCATGACAATAATATCATTTGGTTTACTGTATCTTAATAATGAACAATAGGGAACTCTTTGTGAATGGACATAAATAATCTCATTGCCACGTTCTATTTGCTCAAGACATgcattaaatatatattttgcTTTATTTGAATTACTAAATATAACACCATAGTCTCGACCAGTCATTTCTACCAGATTTCCCTCACAATCCTtcttataaaatttgagttttttaatttttctttGTGGTTTGGGATCTTTTCGTTTAACAGGTTCTTGTCCATCATCATCTTCTCCTTGATTTCCACTTGTAGTTCGAgttctttttctttttcCTGGTTGTGTTTTATCTGTTTGTCCTACCTtttcttttaatttatctaacAGACGATCCATCTCTTGTGTAACGAGTTTTTCTTCAAAAGATTCTTCAATCGATTGCACTTCTATAACTTCAGGTTCTAATTGTTCGGCTGTCTGTTGTGTTTGAATTATAGTCGCTGGTGAATAATATGTTGGCAGTTGTAGTTGTACTTTAGATAGAACCATGTATATTACAGGCGGTTTTCCAGTTGGTTGTTGAGCTTGACTTACAAGTGTTGGTACATAATGTATAGATTGTTCTTGAGTTGGTTGTGTTAGTAATTGACTGGGTTGAGACTGAGTTGATTGTTGTTGAGATCCATAAGGATCTGTATATTCGGGCACATAATAGTGATATTGAGGTTCTTGATGGAGTTGTTCTAGTTGCTGCTGAGTTATTGTTTGAATTTGTGGAGGTTCAT
The Theileria parva strain Muguga chromosome 3 map unlocalized ctg_530, whole genome shotgun sequence DNA segment above includes these coding regions:
- a CDS encoding SVSP family protein, translated to MNKNISHNFILILIVIKYVESADNNPNQPAPEDEEEDNFEVLDLSETGQQTNPTENPEHPAPYQQISELLYLQTESQLEQQSQPQPQHYGTYQPYQAQTQTQQQQTDTYWYYEPPQIQTITQQQLEQLHQEPQYHYYVPEYTDPYGSQQQSTQSQPSQLLTQPTQEQSIHYVPTLVSQAQQPTGKPPVIYMVLSKVQLQLPTYYSPATIIQTQQTAEQLEPEVIEVQSIEESFEEKLVTQEMDRLLDKLKEKVGQTDKTQPGKRKRTRTTSGNQGEDDDGQEPVKRKDPKPQRKIKKLKFYKKDCEGNLVEMTGRDYGVIFSNSNKAKYIFNACLEQIERGNEIIYVHSQRVPYCSLLRYSKPNDIIVMTNSDGFTLVKKSKGIWTRTDHVIPDYVKFYTRDLGGNYVLITSDQYNIDFTSDRSFRYEFFPGVKCHKIVVTGMIAWKKTDNDADYPLAIYVTSALDVIVNFEGYSKMYRKRLKRYNLVLNKPSIGKRKYT